In Planktothrix tepida PCC 9214, the genomic window CCACACAATCGGCTTGGTTTCGCTGTACAATTGTGTTATCTACGCTTCCCGGGGCGGGTTTGGAGTTTAGGAGAAATAGTACCGGAATCTGTACTTTTTTATATCGCATCTCAATTAAAACTTGACCCAACAATCATCAGAGAATATTCTCA contains:
- a CDS encoding DUF4158 domain-containing protein; its protein translation is MATRELLSPAQRLQFTEIPHFITPRDLARYYTFSNDELRVIKQRRRPHNRLGFAVQLCYLRFPGRVWSLGEIVPESVLFYIASQLKLDPTIIREYS